A stretch of the Marmota flaviventris isolate mMarFla1 chromosome 12, mMarFla1.hap1, whole genome shotgun sequence genome encodes the following:
- the Pitrm1 gene encoding presequence protease, mitochondrial isoform X1 gives MWRCGGWRVQEALLRLRSCSTQHRVWRGMSNPACERALQYKVGEKIHGFTVNQVTSIPELFLTAVKLSHDNTGARYLHLAREDTNNVFSVQFRTTPMDSTGVPHVLEHTVLCGSQKYPCRDPFFKMLNRSLSTFMNAFTASDFTQYPFSTQNHKDFQNLLSVYLDATFFPCLRELDFWQEGWRLEHEDPSDPQTPLIFKGVVFNEMKGAFTDNERIFSQHLQNKILPDHTYSVISGGDPLCIPELTWEQLKQFHATHYHPSNARFFTYGNFQLEQHLRQIHEEALSKFQKIEPNTAVPAQKHWDKPREFQITCGPHSLAADTSKQTMVSVSFLLPDITDTFEAFTLSLLSSLLVAGPNSPFYKALIESGLGTDFSPDVGYNGNTKEAYFSVGLQGIAEKDIQKVRDLVDSTFDEVVEKGFEDDQIEALLHKIEIQMKHQSTSFGRALISYVASCWNHDGDPVELLQLGNQLTKFRQCLKENPKFLQEKVKQYFMNNQHKLTLSMKPDDKYYEKQTQIETEKLKQKVDSLSLEDKQQIYEKGLELRSQQSKPQDASCLPALKVSDIEPSMPFTSLDVALTAGEIPVQYCAQPTNGLVYFRAFSSLNTLPEELRPYVPLFCSVLTKLGCGTLNYREQAQQLELKTGDMTVSPHVLPDESDPDTYEQGVLFSSFCLNRNLPDMMHLWSEIFNNPSFEEDEHFKVLVKMTAQELSNGIPDSGHFYATLRASRTLTPAGDLQETFSGMNQVRLMKRIAEMTDIKPILRKFPRIKKHVLNCDNMRCSVNATPQQMSQAEKEVEKFIRSLGRSKKERKPVRPHVVEKPAHSGSGECAHGNGSQIIRKLITDPTFKPCQMKTHFQLPFPVYYVGECIRTVPYVHPDHASLKILARVMTAKFLHTEIREKGGAYGGGAKLNYNGIFTFYSYRDPNSVETLQSFERAIDWAKSGKFTEQDIDEAKLSVFSAVDAPVAPSDKGLDHFLLGLSDEMKQAHREQLFAVSHDKLAAVSNEYLGIGKSTHGLAILGPDIAKIAKDPSWIIR, from the exons GTAACATCTATTCCTGAACTCTTTCTAACTGCAGTGAAGCTCAGCCATGACAACACAGGAGCCAGATATTTGCACCTGGcaagagaagacacaaataatGTGTTCAG tgtgCAATTTCGTACTACCCCAATGGATAGTACTGGTGTTCCACATGTTCTCGAGCATACAGTCCTGTGTGGCTCTCAGAAATATCCATGTAGAGATCCTTTCTTCAAAATGTTGAACAGGTCATTATCCACTTTCATGAACGCCTTCACAG CTAGTGATTTTACTCAGTATCCGTTTTCCACACAAAATCACAAGGATTTTCAGAATCTCCTCTCAGTATATTTGGATGCAACCTTTTTTCCATGCTTGCGGGAACTAGATTTCTG gCAGGAAGGATGGAGACTAGAACATGAGGATCCAAGTGATCCCCAGACGCCTTTGATCTTCAAAGGAGTTGTCTTTAATGAAATGAAGGGAGCATTt acagATAATGAGAGGATATTCTCCCAGCACCTTCAGAACAAAATTCTTCCTGACCATACTTACTCAGTGATCTCCGGAGGTGATCCACTGTGCATCCCAGAGCTCACATGGGAGCAGCTTAAACAGTTTCATGCTACTCACTACCACCCAAGTAATGCCag GTTCTTCACTTATGGTAATTTTCAATTAGAACAGCATCTGAGACAAATTCATGAAGAAGCACTGAGtaaatttcagaaaattgaaCCAAATACTGCAGTGCCAGCTCAGAAGCACTGGGATAAGCCA AGGGAATTCCAGATAACATGTGGCCCACATTCACTTGCTGCAGACACCTCTAAACAAACAATGGTCAGCGTTAGCTTCCTCTTGCCAGA tATCACTGACACATTTGAAGCCTTCACATTAAGTCTTCTGTCTTCACTCTTGGTTGCTGGGCCCAATTCCCCCTTTTACAAAGCTTTAATTGAATCTGGACTTGGCACAGACTTTTCTCCTGATGTTGG ATATAATGGAAACACAAAGGAGGCGTATTTCAGCGTGGGCCTCCAAGGGATTGCAGAGAAAGATATTCAGAAGGTCAGGGACCTTGTGGATAGCACGTTTGACGAAGTAGTTGA GAAAGGATTTGAAGATGATCAAATAGAAGCTTTACTTCATAAAATTGAAATTCAAATGAAGCATCAGTCAACCAGTTTTGGACGTGCCCTGATATCG TACGTAGCTTCCTGCTGGAATCATGATGGAGACCCTGTGGAACTCTTGCAGTTGGGAAATCAGTTGACTAAATTTAGGCAGTGCCTTAAGGAAAATCCTAAATTTTTGCAAGAGAAAGTGAAACAATATTTTATG AATAATCAGCATAAACTGACTTTATCAATGAAGCCAGATGACAAGTATTATGAGAAACAAAcacaaatagaaacagaaaaactgaagcaaaaggTCGATTCTCTCTCTCTGGAAGATAAGCAGCAGATCTATGAAAAAG gtttagaattacggAGTCAGCAAAGTAAACCTCAAGATGCCTCCTGTCTCCCAGCACTGAAAGTCTCAGACATTGAGCCCTCCATGCCTTTCACAAGCCTGGATGTGGCCTTAACAG CTGGAGAGATCCCCGTGCAGTATTGCGCGCAGCCCACCAATGGCCTGGTGTACTTCCGAGCCTTCTCTAGTTTGAACACACTTCCCGAGGAGCTGAGGCCGTATGTGCCCCTCTTTTGCAGCGTCCTTACCAA GCTGGGCTGTGGCACTCTCAACTACAGAGAACAGGCTCAGCAACTGGAGCTGAAGACGGGAGACATGACCGTGTCTCCCCACGTGCTCCCTGACGAGTCTGACCCGGACACATACGAGCAG GGTGTGCTATTTTCATCTTTCTGCCTGAATCGAAATCTTCCAGACATGATGCACCTGTGGAGTGAAATATTTAACAA CCCATCCTTTGAAGAAGACGAACACTTCAAAGTGTTAGTTAAGATGACAGCTCAGGAGCTCTCCAACGGGATCCCAGACTCCGGACATTTCTATGCAACCCTCAGAGCTAGCAGGACCCTCACGCCTGCAGGGGACTTACAAGAGACCTTCAGTGGCATGAATCAG GTGAGGTTGATGAAGAGAATTGCTGAAATGACAGACATCAAACCAATCCTGAGAAAGTTCCCACGGATCAAGAAACATGTTTTAAACTGTGATAATATGAG ATGTTCAGTGAATGCTACTCCTCAGCAGATGTCTCAGGCAGAAAAAGAGGTAGAAAAGTTCATCAGAAGTCTTGGTCGAAGCAAAAAGGAAAGGAAGCCTGTCCGCCCACACGTGGTTGAG AAACCTGCACACAGTGGGTCTGGTGAATGTGCACATGGAAATGGCTCCCAGATCATAAGAAAGCTGATCACA GACCCCACTTTCAAACCCTGCCAGATGAAGACACATTTCCAGCTGCCGTTCCCAGTCTATTATGTGGGTGAGTGTATCAGGACTGTCCCCTACGTGCATCCAGATCATGCCAG CCTGAAGATCCTTGCACGTGTGATGACGGCTAAATTCTTGCATACAGAAATTCGAGAAAAAGGGGGTGCTTATGGTGGAGGTGCCAAACTCAACTATAATGGAATTTTCACTTTTTACTCTTATAG GGATCCAAATTCAGTAGAAACACTCCAATCTTTTGAGAGGGCTATCGACTGGGCTAAATCTGGAAAATTCACAGAACAGGACATTGATGAAGCCAAACTCTCTGTTTTCTCTGCTGTAGATGCTCCTGTTGCTCCTTCAGACAAAG GACTGGACCACTTCTTGTTGGGTCTTTCAGATGAGATGAAACAGGCACACAGGGAGCAGCTCTTTGCCGTCAGCCACGATAAGCTGGCTGCCGTGAGCAATGA GTACCTTGGCATTGGGAAGAGCACACATGGATTGGCTATACTTGGACCAGATATTGCAAAAATTGCTAAGGACCCCTCATGGATAATAAGATAA
- the Pitrm1 gene encoding presequence protease, mitochondrial isoform X2, with translation MWRCGGWRVQEALLRLRSCTQHRVWRGMSNPACERALQYKVGEKIHGFTVNQVTSIPELFLTAVKLSHDNTGARYLHLAREDTNNVFSVQFRTTPMDSTGVPHVLEHTVLCGSQKYPCRDPFFKMLNRSLSTFMNAFTASDFTQYPFSTQNHKDFQNLLSVYLDATFFPCLRELDFWQEGWRLEHEDPSDPQTPLIFKGVVFNEMKGAFTDNERIFSQHLQNKILPDHTYSVISGGDPLCIPELTWEQLKQFHATHYHPSNARFFTYGNFQLEQHLRQIHEEALSKFQKIEPNTAVPAQKHWDKPREFQITCGPHSLAADTSKQTMVSVSFLLPDITDTFEAFTLSLLSSLLVAGPNSPFYKALIESGLGTDFSPDVGYNGNTKEAYFSVGLQGIAEKDIQKVRDLVDSTFDEVVEKGFEDDQIEALLHKIEIQMKHQSTSFGRALISYVASCWNHDGDPVELLQLGNQLTKFRQCLKENPKFLQEKVKQYFMNNQHKLTLSMKPDDKYYEKQTQIETEKLKQKVDSLSLEDKQQIYEKGLELRSQQSKPQDASCLPALKVSDIEPSMPFTSLDVALTAGEIPVQYCAQPTNGLVYFRAFSSLNTLPEELRPYVPLFCSVLTKLGCGTLNYREQAQQLELKTGDMTVSPHVLPDESDPDTYEQGVLFSSFCLNRNLPDMMHLWSEIFNNPSFEEDEHFKVLVKMTAQELSNGIPDSGHFYATLRASRTLTPAGDLQETFSGMNQVRLMKRIAEMTDIKPILRKFPRIKKHVLNCDNMRCSVNATPQQMSQAEKEVEKFIRSLGRSKKERKPVRPHVVEKPAHSGSGECAHGNGSQIIRKLITDPTFKPCQMKTHFQLPFPVYYVGECIRTVPYVHPDHASLKILARVMTAKFLHTEIREKGGAYGGGAKLNYNGIFTFYSYRDPNSVETLQSFERAIDWAKSGKFTEQDIDEAKLSVFSAVDAPVAPSDKGLDHFLLGLSDEMKQAHREQLFAVSHDKLAAVSNEYLGIGKSTHGLAILGPDIAKIAKDPSWIIR, from the exons GTAACATCTATTCCTGAACTCTTTCTAACTGCAGTGAAGCTCAGCCATGACAACACAGGAGCCAGATATTTGCACCTGGcaagagaagacacaaataatGTGTTCAG tgtgCAATTTCGTACTACCCCAATGGATAGTACTGGTGTTCCACATGTTCTCGAGCATACAGTCCTGTGTGGCTCTCAGAAATATCCATGTAGAGATCCTTTCTTCAAAATGTTGAACAGGTCATTATCCACTTTCATGAACGCCTTCACAG CTAGTGATTTTACTCAGTATCCGTTTTCCACACAAAATCACAAGGATTTTCAGAATCTCCTCTCAGTATATTTGGATGCAACCTTTTTTCCATGCTTGCGGGAACTAGATTTCTG gCAGGAAGGATGGAGACTAGAACATGAGGATCCAAGTGATCCCCAGACGCCTTTGATCTTCAAAGGAGTTGTCTTTAATGAAATGAAGGGAGCATTt acagATAATGAGAGGATATTCTCCCAGCACCTTCAGAACAAAATTCTTCCTGACCATACTTACTCAGTGATCTCCGGAGGTGATCCACTGTGCATCCCAGAGCTCACATGGGAGCAGCTTAAACAGTTTCATGCTACTCACTACCACCCAAGTAATGCCag GTTCTTCACTTATGGTAATTTTCAATTAGAACAGCATCTGAGACAAATTCATGAAGAAGCACTGAGtaaatttcagaaaattgaaCCAAATACTGCAGTGCCAGCTCAGAAGCACTGGGATAAGCCA AGGGAATTCCAGATAACATGTGGCCCACATTCACTTGCTGCAGACACCTCTAAACAAACAATGGTCAGCGTTAGCTTCCTCTTGCCAGA tATCACTGACACATTTGAAGCCTTCACATTAAGTCTTCTGTCTTCACTCTTGGTTGCTGGGCCCAATTCCCCCTTTTACAAAGCTTTAATTGAATCTGGACTTGGCACAGACTTTTCTCCTGATGTTGG ATATAATGGAAACACAAAGGAGGCGTATTTCAGCGTGGGCCTCCAAGGGATTGCAGAGAAAGATATTCAGAAGGTCAGGGACCTTGTGGATAGCACGTTTGACGAAGTAGTTGA GAAAGGATTTGAAGATGATCAAATAGAAGCTTTACTTCATAAAATTGAAATTCAAATGAAGCATCAGTCAACCAGTTTTGGACGTGCCCTGATATCG TACGTAGCTTCCTGCTGGAATCATGATGGAGACCCTGTGGAACTCTTGCAGTTGGGAAATCAGTTGACTAAATTTAGGCAGTGCCTTAAGGAAAATCCTAAATTTTTGCAAGAGAAAGTGAAACAATATTTTATG AATAATCAGCATAAACTGACTTTATCAATGAAGCCAGATGACAAGTATTATGAGAAACAAAcacaaatagaaacagaaaaactgaagcaaaaggTCGATTCTCTCTCTCTGGAAGATAAGCAGCAGATCTATGAAAAAG gtttagaattacggAGTCAGCAAAGTAAACCTCAAGATGCCTCCTGTCTCCCAGCACTGAAAGTCTCAGACATTGAGCCCTCCATGCCTTTCACAAGCCTGGATGTGGCCTTAACAG CTGGAGAGATCCCCGTGCAGTATTGCGCGCAGCCCACCAATGGCCTGGTGTACTTCCGAGCCTTCTCTAGTTTGAACACACTTCCCGAGGAGCTGAGGCCGTATGTGCCCCTCTTTTGCAGCGTCCTTACCAA GCTGGGCTGTGGCACTCTCAACTACAGAGAACAGGCTCAGCAACTGGAGCTGAAGACGGGAGACATGACCGTGTCTCCCCACGTGCTCCCTGACGAGTCTGACCCGGACACATACGAGCAG GGTGTGCTATTTTCATCTTTCTGCCTGAATCGAAATCTTCCAGACATGATGCACCTGTGGAGTGAAATATTTAACAA CCCATCCTTTGAAGAAGACGAACACTTCAAAGTGTTAGTTAAGATGACAGCTCAGGAGCTCTCCAACGGGATCCCAGACTCCGGACATTTCTATGCAACCCTCAGAGCTAGCAGGACCCTCACGCCTGCAGGGGACTTACAAGAGACCTTCAGTGGCATGAATCAG GTGAGGTTGATGAAGAGAATTGCTGAAATGACAGACATCAAACCAATCCTGAGAAAGTTCCCACGGATCAAGAAACATGTTTTAAACTGTGATAATATGAG ATGTTCAGTGAATGCTACTCCTCAGCAGATGTCTCAGGCAGAAAAAGAGGTAGAAAAGTTCATCAGAAGTCTTGGTCGAAGCAAAAAGGAAAGGAAGCCTGTCCGCCCACACGTGGTTGAG AAACCTGCACACAGTGGGTCTGGTGAATGTGCACATGGAAATGGCTCCCAGATCATAAGAAAGCTGATCACA GACCCCACTTTCAAACCCTGCCAGATGAAGACACATTTCCAGCTGCCGTTCCCAGTCTATTATGTGGGTGAGTGTATCAGGACTGTCCCCTACGTGCATCCAGATCATGCCAG CCTGAAGATCCTTGCACGTGTGATGACGGCTAAATTCTTGCATACAGAAATTCGAGAAAAAGGGGGTGCTTATGGTGGAGGTGCCAAACTCAACTATAATGGAATTTTCACTTTTTACTCTTATAG GGATCCAAATTCAGTAGAAACACTCCAATCTTTTGAGAGGGCTATCGACTGGGCTAAATCTGGAAAATTCACAGAACAGGACATTGATGAAGCCAAACTCTCTGTTTTCTCTGCTGTAGATGCTCCTGTTGCTCCTTCAGACAAAG GACTGGACCACTTCTTGTTGGGTCTTTCAGATGAGATGAAACAGGCACACAGGGAGCAGCTCTTTGCCGTCAGCCACGATAAGCTGGCTGCCGTGAGCAATGA GTACCTTGGCATTGGGAAGAGCACACATGGATTGGCTATACTTGGACCAGATATTGCAAAAATTGCTAAGGACCCCTCATGGATAATAAGATAA